Proteins from one Arthrobacter sp. Soc17.1.1.1 genomic window:
- a CDS encoding GNAT family N-acetyltransferase, with translation MTSFPATRWPVRTERLALRPAAVADLPSVFAYRRLAAVSEWLPTHPSDEHAFVERLRQPERLAATYVLELGGTLIGDLYLAVEDAVAQVEVTARARATTAEIGWALDPAFTGQGYATEAAAELLRLAFEDLGVRRVVAQCFADNTPSWRLMERLGMRRESSTRAASLHRSGRWLDGVGYGILAEEWRRRADA, from the coding sequence ATGACGTCCTTCCCCGCCACGCGCTGGCCCGTCCGCACGGAGCGGCTCGCCCTCCGCCCCGCGGCGGTCGCGGACCTCCCGTCGGTCTTCGCCTATCGCAGGCTGGCCGCCGTCTCAGAGTGGCTCCCGACGCACCCGTCGGACGAGCACGCGTTCGTCGAGCGGCTGCGACAGCCCGAGCGCCTCGCCGCCACCTACGTCCTGGAACTCGGCGGCACCCTGATCGGGGACCTGTACCTCGCCGTCGAGGACGCGGTGGCCCAGGTGGAGGTCACCGCCAGGGCGCGCGCGACGACGGCCGAGATCGGCTGGGCCCTCGATCCCGCGTTCACCGGGCAGGGGTACGCCACGGAGGCCGCGGCGGAACTGCTGCGGCTCGCCTTCGAGGACCTCGGCGTACGGCGGGTCGTGGCACAGTGCTTCGCGGACAACACGCCCTCCTGGCGCCTGATGGAGCGACTGGGCATGCGGCGCGAATCGAGCACGCGAGCCGCGTCCCTGCACCGCTCCGGACGGTGGCTGGACGGGGTGGGATACGGCATCCTGGCCGAGGAGTGGCGCCGGCGGGCCGACGCCTAG
- a CDS encoding MarR family winged helix-turn-helix transcriptional regulator, protein METTLDDDLLLERQLCFALSVASRSVVGAYRPVLEQLDLTHPQYLVMLALWEESPRTVRDVGRALAMESATLSPMLKRLESQGLLTRTRVPGNERALAVDLTPAGRDLRAAARRVPATMMERLGLTREQVEALNGAMHDIIRATGTELPGSPRGTDAIRTTPGETSE, encoded by the coding sequence GTGGAGACGACCCTCGACGACGACCTCCTGCTCGAGCGCCAGCTGTGCTTCGCCCTGTCCGTGGCATCGAGGAGCGTGGTGGGCGCCTACCGGCCCGTGCTCGAGCAGCTCGACCTGACCCACCCGCAGTATCTCGTGATGCTCGCCCTGTGGGAGGAGAGCCCCCGCACGGTCCGGGACGTCGGCCGGGCGCTCGCCATGGAGTCGGCGACCCTCTCCCCCATGCTGAAGCGACTCGAATCCCAGGGGCTGCTCACCCGCACCCGCGTGCCCGGCAACGAACGGGCCCTCGCCGTGGACCTCACGCCGGCGGGACGCGACCTCCGCGCCGCCGCGCGCAGGGTGCCCGCCACCATGATGGAGCGGCTCGGGCTCACGCGCGAGCAGGTGGAGGCACTGAACGGAGCCATGCACGACATCATCCGCGCCACGGGGACCGAGCTCCCGGGCTCCCCCCGCGGTACGGATGCCATCCGCACGACACCAGGAGAGACCTCGGAATGA